Proteins encoded by one window of Acetivibrio thermocellus ATCC 27405:
- a CDS encoding S-layer homology domain-containing protein has product MKKYISLLVALAIIFSFNIIGARAQAIPEIQAKNADALVTLGIMKGYEDGSLRLENKIKRSEFITLVVNLMGYDADTNLDSVKVTFTDIKKSHWAYDNIRRAIKYDLVSGYPDNTIAPDNDVTYAEALAVVIRALGYEKTLKGEWPGNVINKAAELKLSANLNLDPNHKLTRGEMSVIVYNALTVKFNR; this is encoded by the coding sequence ATGAAGAAGTACATAAGTTTACTGGTCGCTTTAGCCATAATATTTTCTTTTAATATAATCGGCGCAAGGGCACAGGCAATTCCTGAAATTCAGGCAAAGAATGCCGATGCTCTTGTAACCCTGGGAATAATGAAAGGTTATGAAGACGGATCTTTAAGACTTGAAAACAAAATCAAAAGAAGCGAGTTTATAACTTTGGTTGTAAACCTGATGGGATATGATGCCGATACCAACCTCGACAGCGTAAAAGTCACTTTTACTGACATTAAGAAAAGTCACTGGGCTTATGACAATATAAGGCGCGCCATCAAGTACGACCTTGTTTCCGGGTACCCTGACAATACCATAGCACCTGACAATGACGTAACTTACGCTGAGGCTTTGGCTGTTGTAATTCGTGCCCTTGGATATGAAAAGACTCTGAAAGGTGAATGGCCGGGCAATGTAATAAATAAAGCCGCCGAGCTCAAGCTGTCAGCCAACCTCAACCTTGACCCAAATCACAAGCTCACCCGGGGAGAAATGTCGGTAATAGTGTATAATGCTCTTACCGTAAAGTTTAATCGTTAA
- a CDS encoding DUF1269 domain-containing protein yields the protein MSKTVAAIFDNYSDAERAAYQIKEQGLRTDDISIVTKQGEKDDNTKGMFMGTTGQMNADMTAGRNKGGVNDNISDGVISGGILGGLAGLLIGAGSMVIPGLGIVAAAGPITGLVSGAVTGGIVGGLIDLGIPENKSRQYETDIKAGKTLFSMRTDDDKVEQISTILRNNGAVSVDSY from the coding sequence ATGTCAAAAACAGTTGCAGCAATTTTTGATAATTACAGCGATGCAGAAAGAGCAGCCTACCAGATAAAAGAGCAAGGACTCAGAACCGACGATATTTCAATAGTTACAAAGCAGGGTGAAAAAGATGACAATACAAAGGGCATGTTTATGGGAACAACAGGGCAGATGAATGCGGACATGACCGCGGGAAGAAACAAAGGCGGTGTGAATGACAATATATCCGACGGAGTTATATCCGGAGGGATACTTGGAGGACTGGCAGGATTGTTAATCGGCGCCGGCAGTATGGTTATACCGGGTCTTGGAATTGTGGCTGCGGCAGGTCCCATAACCGGACTTGTTTCCGGAGCGGTAACAGGAGGCATTGTCGGCGGACTTATTGATTTGGGTATTCCTGAGAACAAAAGCCGGCAGTACGAAACAGATATAAAGGCGGGAAAAACGCTTTTCAGCATGAGAACGGATGACGACAAGGTTGAACAGATTAGTACAATACTGAGAAACAACGGTGCTGTAAGTGTGGACAGTTACTAG
- a CDS encoding VanW family protein, which produces MTGPAVENKSLNPKTKIILICLLVLISVCLLVSIFFVYSTLSYDRVYKGVFINDTDVSRMTFDDVCNLLKSKYSEKAKDLKVVLNHEGMAAEVDLSEIDLEYKIEEAAQKAFDVGRKGNIFERLSEIFNTSREGVRLSLEYSYNLGKVNEIIDDFYSKTLISVKEANLSIQDNKVTLTTGHPGKSIDKEKALEIIDNSIKTCEGGTFDVPVITTMPKAIGVDDIYNQIVVQPVDAKAVVENNKVRVVPHELGREISKSELADIIKENENTTDKEILLPVKFIQPKVTTDEVNAKLFRDVLASSSTSFSTSGQNNYNRGINIGVAASKINGKILAPGEVFSFNDVVGPRTVANGFKIAKEYVNGKIVDGVGGGVCQVSSTLYSAVLFADLETVERQNHMFTVSYIPLGRDAAVAYNELDFKFKNNTNWPIKIVSSVKNNTVSFTIYGTKEEPGKTVELKHVQVSSQPSPVKYIDDPNLEEGKTVVVQSGYTGYTIDTYKIVKINGNVVSNNKIHRSIYRPYETIIKRGTKKVEKVVQTNSPAPETVLSPTSDPTPDPAASNEVVDETLVE; this is translated from the coding sequence ATGACAGGTCCAGCAGTTGAAAATAAAAGTTTGAACCCAAAAACAAAAATAATACTAATCTGCCTACTGGTATTAATATCGGTTTGCTTACTTGTATCCATATTTTTCGTTTATTCCACTCTGTCCTATGACAGGGTCTATAAAGGAGTGTTTATAAACGATACAGATGTAAGCCGGATGACATTTGATGATGTTTGCAATCTTCTTAAATCAAAGTATTCCGAGAAGGCAAAAGATTTAAAGGTGGTTTTAAACCATGAAGGCATGGCCGCAGAGGTTGACCTGTCTGAAATAGATTTGGAATACAAGATTGAAGAAGCCGCACAAAAAGCTTTTGATGTGGGCAGAAAAGGAAATATCTTTGAAAGGTTGTCCGAGATTTTTAACACCAGCAGGGAAGGTGTTCGGCTAAGTCTGGAGTATTCTTATAACTTAGGCAAAGTAAATGAGATAATCGATGATTTCTATTCCAAAACATTGATTTCGGTCAAAGAAGCAAACCTGTCCATTCAAGACAACAAGGTAACCCTTACCACCGGTCATCCCGGCAAATCAATAGACAAAGAAAAAGCTTTGGAAATTATTGATAATTCTATTAAAACATGCGAGGGCGGAACTTTTGACGTGCCTGTTATAACAACCATGCCAAAAGCTATCGGCGTCGATGACATTTACAATCAAATAGTCGTACAACCGGTGGATGCAAAAGCAGTCGTTGAAAACAACAAGGTAAGAGTTGTTCCCCACGAGTTGGGCCGCGAAATTTCAAAGTCCGAACTTGCCGACATAATAAAGGAAAATGAAAATACGACGGACAAGGAAATATTGCTTCCGGTAAAATTTATACAGCCGAAAGTTACAACCGATGAAGTAAACGCAAAGCTTTTCAGAGATGTTCTTGCCTCATCAAGTACTTCATTTTCCACATCCGGTCAAAACAATTACAACAGAGGCATAAACATAGGCGTTGCGGCATCAAAAATAAACGGAAAAATTCTTGCTCCCGGCGAAGTTTTCTCATTCAATGACGTAGTCGGTCCAAGAACGGTGGCAAACGGTTTTAAGATTGCAAAAGAATATGTCAACGGTAAAATAGTGGACGGAGTCGGCGGAGGAGTGTGCCAGGTTTCGTCAACTCTGTACAGTGCGGTGCTTTTTGCCGACCTTGAGACAGTGGAAAGACAAAATCATATGTTTACGGTATCATACATCCCTCTGGGAAGAGATGCCGCCGTAGCATACAACGAACTGGACTTTAAGTTTAAAAACAATACAAACTGGCCGATTAAAATTGTGTCCAGCGTAAAGAACAACACCGTATCTTTTACAATTTACGGCACAAAGGAAGAGCCGGGAAAAACCGTAGAACTTAAACATGTTCAGGTAAGTTCCCAGCCATCACCCGTCAAATATATAGACGACCCAAATCTTGAAGAAGGCAAGACAGTGGTTGTTCAATCCGGATATACGGGATATACAATAGACACATATAAAATAGTAAAGATTAACGGTAATGTTGTAAGTAACAACAAGATTCACAGAAGCATCTACAGACCCTATGAAACCATAATTAAGAGAGGTACCAAAAAAGTTGAGAAAGTGGTACAAACCAACTCTCCGGCTCCCGAAACAGTATTATCGCCTACATCTGATCCAACACCCGATCCTGCAGCTTCGAATGAAGTTGTTGATGAAACACTCGTAGAATAA
- a CDS encoding M14 family metallopeptidase yields the protein MQVLRLGSVGPDVKLAQSLLNKIGYPVGAVDGIYGTRTRQAVIAFQRNNGLVADGIVGPATWSVFEQFLRGYAIYYVRPGDTLYNIAGRFYTSVNSIVTANPGINPNVINIGQRLVVPYGIDVVFTDIDYTYEIMERDIQGLKARYPFLETGVAGTSVLGRNLYYLRLGTGPRQVFYNAAHHAIEWITTVLLMKFAENFLKAYSTGSRIRGYNVREIWNQSSIYIVPMVNPDGVDLVLNGLSPTNPYYADLLRWNTTGRPFSQVWSANIRGVDLNRNYPASWEEAKAQEEALGIFGPGPTRYGGPYPLSEPESSAMVSFTRTHDFRLALAYHSQGRVIYWNYLNLAPPESLTIANAFARVSGYIVLDVPYEAAYAGYKDWFIQEYRRPGFTIEVGLGQNPLPISQFNTIYNDNEEILLLASLI from the coding sequence GTGCAAGTACTAAGACTTGGCTCCGTCGGACCTGATGTAAAACTGGCTCAAAGCCTGCTTAATAAAATTGGCTATCCGGTCGGGGCTGTGGACGGAATATACGGAACACGAACCCGGCAGGCGGTAATTGCTTTTCAGAGAAACAACGGACTTGTGGCCGACGGAATTGTGGGACCGGCAACGTGGAGCGTCTTTGAACAATTTCTGAGAGGATACGCAATTTACTATGTCAGACCCGGAGATACTTTATATAATATTGCCGGAAGGTTTTATACATCGGTCAACTCCATAGTAACAGCCAATCCGGGAATAAACCCCAATGTCATAAATATAGGGCAAAGGTTGGTGGTTCCCTACGGAATAGATGTGGTATTTACCGACATTGACTATACTTATGAAATAATGGAAAGGGATATCCAGGGTCTTAAAGCAAGATATCCGTTCCTGGAGACAGGAGTCGCGGGCACCAGTGTCCTTGGACGAAATCTTTATTATCTGAGACTCGGAACCGGTCCAAGACAGGTATTTTACAATGCCGCCCATCATGCCATTGAATGGATAACCACCGTGCTTCTTATGAAATTTGCGGAAAACTTCCTGAAAGCATATTCCACCGGCAGCAGGATTCGTGGTTATAATGTAAGGGAAATATGGAATCAAAGCAGTATATACATTGTACCCATGGTAAATCCGGACGGAGTGGATCTTGTCCTTAACGGACTTAGCCCGACAAACCCGTATTATGCGGACCTGCTGCGCTGGAATACCACAGGCAGACCGTTTTCCCAGGTGTGGAGTGCCAATATCAGGGGAGTTGATTTAAACAGAAATTATCCGGCAAGTTGGGAAGAAGCAAAAGCGCAGGAAGAAGCATTGGGTATATTCGGTCCTGGCCCCACAAGATACGGAGGACCGTATCCTCTTTCAGAGCCCGAGTCATCCGCCATGGTGAGCTTTACAAGAACTCATGATTTCAGGCTTGCCCTGGCATACCATTCGCAGGGAAGAGTAATATACTGGAACTATTTAAATCTTGCTCCACCTGAGTCCCTGACAATTGCAAATGCTTTTGCAAGGGTAAGCGGATACATTGTTTTGGATGTCCCTTACGAGGCTGCCTATGCCGGATACAAGGATTGGTTTATACAGGAGTACAGAAGACCCGGATTCACTATTGAAGTGGGATTGGGGCAAAATCCTCTTCCCATATCCCAATTTAATACTATTTATAATGATAATGAAGAAATTCTGCTTCTTGCATCTTTAATTTAA
- a CDS encoding YaaL family protein encodes MNINIQKNLNIRFLKDALLAKLSGLLMKAKSELTEDEEFNEVEELLKCIKDAKKEWINANANFEHAVENEIIDFYTYEIKAYQLRYEYLLKKAKEKGIKINESGIII; translated from the coding sequence ATGAACATAAATATACAAAAAAATCTGAACATTAGGTTTTTGAAAGATGCTTTGCTTGCAAAATTGTCCGGATTGCTGATGAAAGCAAAGAGTGAATTGACGGAAGATGAAGAATTTAATGAAGTTGAAGAATTGTTAAAATGCATTAAAGACGCAAAAAAAGAGTGGATTAATGCCAATGCCAATTTCGAGCATGCCGTTGAAAACGAAATTATAGATTTTTACACTTATGAAATAAAAGCCTATCAGCTAAGGTACGAATATCTTTTGAAAAAGGCTAAGGAAAAAGGAATTAAAATAAACGAAAGCGGAATAATTATATAA
- a CDS encoding pro-sigmaK processing inhibitor BofA family protein, which produces MFVEYNTVFAYVAGIILLYILGRYLVVPMKNLLKLVYNGFIGGIAILVINFVGGNFSFQIALNPLTAFIVGTLGVPGVLMITILKYLFQV; this is translated from the coding sequence ATGTTTGTTGAATATAATACGGTGTTTGCTTATGTAGCAGGAATAATACTTTTGTATATTTTGGGCAGATACCTGGTTGTTCCGATGAAAAATCTCTTAAAACTTGTATATAATGGCTTTATCGGGGGAATTGCCATTCTGGTTATAAATTTTGTGGGAGGAAACTTCAGCTTCCAAATCGCATTGAATCCTCTGACGGCATTTATTGTAGGTACGCTGGGAGTGCCCGGAGTACTTATGATAACAATTCTAAAGTATCTTTTCCAGGTATGA
- a CDS encoding 2-oxoacid:acceptor oxidoreductase family protein, whose product MGKVVEIRWHGRGGQGAKTASLLLADAAFNTGKYIQGFPEYGPERMGAPITAYNRISDEKLTIHSNIYEPDYVVVVDDTLLTSVDVTAGLKEDGAIIVNTPKTPDEIRPLLKGYKGKVCTIDARKISIETLGKYFPNTPMLGAVVKVSKIMDEEEFLKDMVESFKHKFANKPEVVEGNIKALERSMQEVKGL is encoded by the coding sequence ATGGGCAAGGTTGTTGAAATCAGATGGCACGGGCGCGGCGGACAAGGTGCCAAGACTGCGTCGCTTCTGCTGGCTGATGCTGCATTCAATACCGGAAAATACATCCAGGGTTTTCCGGAATACGGTCCTGAAAGAATGGGCGCGCCAATTACAGCTTACAACAGGATAAGTGATGAGAAACTTACCATTCACAGCAATATTTATGAACCGGATTATGTTGTGGTTGTAGATGACACTCTTTTGACATCCGTTGATGTTACAGCAGGTTTGAAAGAGGATGGAGCTATTATCGTCAACACTCCAAAAACTCCTGACGAAATAAGACCTCTTTTAAAAGGCTACAAGGGAAAGGTTTGCACGATTGACGCAAGAAAAATTTCCATTGAAACTTTGGGAAAATACTTCCCGAACACCCCAATGCTTGGTGCAGTTGTAAAGGTTAGCAAGATAATGGACGAAGAAGAATTCCTCAAGGATATGGTTGAGTCATTCAAGCACAAGTTTGCGAACAAGCCTGAAGTTGTTGAAGGCAATATCAAGGCCCTGGAGAGGTCAATGCAGGAGGTGAAAGGATTATGA
- a CDS encoding 4Fe-4S binding protein, protein MSKELRDVKPDVTWKEITSGGVIDSPGNAHLFKTGDWRSMKPVWNEEKCKQCLLCNPVCPDSSIMVSEEGKMTGIDYDHCKGCGICSKVCPFKAIDFVEEV, encoded by the coding sequence ATGAGTAAAGAATTGAGAGATGTAAAACCTGATGTTACCTGGAAAGAGATAACATCCGGTGGAGTGATAGATTCCCCTGGAAACGCACATCTTTTTAAGACCGGTGACTGGCGTTCTATGAAGCCGGTGTGGAATGAGGAGAAATGCAAGCAGTGTTTGCTTTGCAACCCGGTATGTCCTGATTCATCCATAATGGTAAGTGAAGAGGGAAAAATGACAGGTATCGATTATGATCACTGCAAAGGATGTGGCATTTGTTCAAAGGTTTGTCCTTTCAAAGCCATAGACTTTGTAGAGGAAGTATAA
- the porA gene encoding 2-ketoisovalerate ferredoxin oxidoreductase subunit alpha: MGIRERLSGNEATAIAMRQINPDVVAAFPITPSTEIPQYFSSYVADGLVDTEFVAVESEHSAMSACIGAQAAGARAMTATSANGLAYMWEALYIAASMRLPIVLAAVNRALSGPINIHNDHSDTMGARDSGWIQLYSENNQEAYDNMLMAHRIGEHPDVMLPVMVCQDGFITSHAIENIELVEDEKVKAFVGEYKPTHYLLDRENPISVGPLDLQMHYFEHKRQQAQAMENAKKVILEVAEEFYKLTGRKYGFFEEYKTDDADVAIVVMNSTAGTVKYVIDEYRAKGKKVGLIKPRVFRPFPVDELAQALSKFKAVAVMDKADSFNAAGGPLFTEVTSALFTKGVFGPKVINYKFGLGGRDVKVDDIEVVCEKLLEIASTGKVDSVYNYLGVRE, translated from the coding sequence ATGGGAATAAGAGAAAGGCTTAGCGGTAATGAGGCAACGGCGATTGCCATGAGACAAATAAATCCTGATGTGGTTGCTGCTTTTCCGATAACACCGTCAACGGAAATTCCTCAATATTTCTCGTCATATGTCGCTGACGGACTTGTAGATACGGAATTTGTTGCTGTGGAATCAGAGCACAGTGCAATGTCTGCATGTATAGGTGCTCAGGCTGCAGGTGCAAGAGCAATGACTGCCACATCCGCAAACGGTTTGGCATATATGTGGGAGGCTTTGTATATAGCGGCAAGTATGAGACTTCCGATTGTATTGGCGGCTGTAAACAGAGCACTTTCAGGTCCTATCAATATCCACAACGACCACAGCGATACAATGGGAGCTAGGGATTCGGGATGGATCCAGTTATACAGTGAAAACAACCAGGAGGCTTATGACAACATGCTTATGGCTCACAGGATAGGTGAGCATCCTGATGTAATGCTTCCTGTCATGGTCTGCCAGGACGGATTTATTACTTCTCACGCAATAGAAAATATTGAACTGGTGGAAGATGAGAAAGTTAAGGCTTTTGTAGGAGAATACAAACCGACTCATTATCTTCTCGACAGGGAAAATCCGATTTCTGTGGGTCCTTTGGATTTGCAGATGCATTATTTCGAGCACAAGAGACAGCAGGCACAGGCAATGGAAAACGCCAAAAAGGTAATTCTTGAAGTGGCGGAAGAATTCTACAAGCTTACGGGAAGAAAATACGGATTTTTTGAAGAATACAAAACCGATGATGCCGATGTTGCCATTGTTGTTATGAACTCCACTGCCGGTACTGTAAAATATGTTATCGACGAGTACAGGGCAAAAGGCAAAAAAGTTGGTTTGATAAAACCTAGAGTATTCAGACCTTTCCCTGTTGATGAACTGGCACAGGCTTTGTCAAAGTTTAAGGCAGTGGCCGTTATGGACAAGGCTGACAGCTTCAATGCAGCCGGAGGACCTTTGTTTACAGAGGTAACAAGTGCACTCTTCACAAAAGGAGTATTTGGTCCTAAGGTTATTAACTATAAGTTTGGATTGGGTGGAAGAGACGTTAAAGTTGATGATATTGAAGTTGTTTGTGAGAAGCTTCTGGAAATTGCAAGTACAGGCAAGGTAGACTCAGTATACAATTACCTTGGTGTTAGAGAGTAG
- a CDS encoding thiamine pyrophosphate-dependent enzyme, producing the protein MAYNLKEVAKKPERLTGGHRMCAGCGAPIVVRQVLKALKPEDHAVISAATGCLEVSTFIYPYTAWKDSFIHSAFENTGATISGAEAAYKVLKKKGKIEGETKFIAFGGDGGTYDIGLQALSGAMERGHDMVYVCYDNGAYMNTGIQRSSATPKYADTTTSPVGKKIPGKMQPRKDLTEVLVNHRIPYVAQTAPFGNMKDLYEKAEKAIYTPGPAFLNVLAPCPRGWRYNTPDLMELSKLAVETCFWPLYEVIDGKYIINYKPKEKVPVKEFLKLQGRFKHLFKAGNEYMLEEIQKEVDLRWERLLKLAGEA; encoded by the coding sequence ATGGCTTATAATTTGAAAGAAGTTGCAAAAAAACCGGAAAGACTTACGGGCGGACACAGAATGTGTGCAGGCTGCGGAGCTCCGATAGTTGTAAGACAGGTTCTTAAGGCATTAAAACCGGAAGATCATGCGGTTATCTCAGCTGCAACAGGTTGTTTGGAAGTTTCAACTTTCATTTACCCTTATACAGCATGGAAGGATTCTTTCATTCACAGTGCGTTTGAAAATACCGGTGCTACAATTTCCGGTGCGGAAGCGGCTTATAAAGTATTGAAGAAAAAAGGAAAAATTGAAGGGGAGACCAAGTTTATTGCGTTCGGTGGTGACGGCGGAACATACGACATAGGACTTCAGGCACTCTCAGGAGCGATGGAAAGAGGACACGACATGGTTTATGTGTGCTACGACAATGGAGCATACATGAACACAGGTATCCAGAGGTCTTCTGCCACTCCGAAATACGCTGATACCACAACTTCACCTGTTGGAAAGAAGATACCCGGTAAAATGCAGCCAAGAAAAGACCTGACAGAAGTATTGGTAAATCATCGCATACCTTATGTTGCTCAAACCGCTCCTTTCGGGAACATGAAGGACCTCTATGAAAAAGCTGAAAAAGCTATTTATACACCCGGTCCTGCGTTCCTGAACGTGTTGGCACCGTGCCCGAGAGGATGGAGATACAACACTCCTGATTTGATGGAATTGAGCAAATTGGCGGTTGAAACTTGCTTCTGGCCGCTTTATGAAGTAATTGACGGCAAATATATAATAAACTACAAGCCGAAGGAAAAAGTTCCCGTCAAGGAATTCTTGAAACTTCAGGGAAGATTTAAACATCTTTTCAAAGCCGGCAACGAATATATGCTGGAAGAAATTCAGAAAGAAGTCGACTTAAGATGGGAGAGACTCTTGAAGCTGGCCGGAGAGGCTTAA
- a CDS encoding cyclic lactone autoinducer peptide, whose protein sequence is MLKKTLGLVAFIVTLFAVLSASSACFFFLYQPKVPKVLLK, encoded by the coding sequence ATGTTAAAAAAAACATTAGGTTTGGTGGCTTTTATCGTCACTCTTTTTGCCGTTTTGTCGGCAAGTTCGGCCTGTTTTTTCTTTTTATACCAACCCAAAGTACCGAAAGTCCTTCTTAAATGA
- a CDS encoding helix-turn-helix domain-containing protein, with amino-acid sequence MSNLGKLFKEIRLSKKWSIRQAAKKMGISYSYLSILEKGVDPRTGKDSNPKPETLKMISKAYDYPYEELMKAAGYLSEDVQIQKKFDHDIFVKNILLIMGNMTAEEFSDDIYQKTGYQIKPSQIKSYIDGDIEPFPGTINILSKYAQVTPDFWYVPNTEESLRKEREKYNETILKAASQTFDKNFETFLNLDDDIKNFLSSEENMPYIKAAMEARSKNISADTLKLLIDTIAKEVKKAK; translated from the coding sequence ATGAGTAATCTAGGCAAACTCTTCAAAGAAATAAGATTAAGTAAAAAATGGTCCATAAGACAGGCCGCTAAAAAGATGGGAATTAGTTACTCATACTTAAGTATCCTTGAAAAGGGTGTGGACCCCCGCACAGGAAAGGATTCCAATCCAAAGCCTGAAACTTTGAAAATGATTTCAAAGGCATATGACTACCCTTATGAAGAGCTCATGAAAGCAGCGGGATATTTAAGTGAAGATGTCCAAATTCAAAAAAAATTTGACCATGATATTTTTGTAAAAAATATTTTGCTTATTATGGGTAACATGACCGCCGAAGAATTCTCGGACGACATATACCAAAAGACAGGATATCAAATCAAGCCTTCCCAGATAAAAAGCTATATAGACGGCGACATTGAACCTTTTCCGGGTACAATAAACATTCTTTCGAAATATGCCCAGGTAACACCTGATTTCTGGTATGTGCCCAATACCGAGGAAAGCCTTCGCAAGGAGAGAGAAAAATATAATGAAACCATTTTGAAAGCCGCCTCTCAGACCTTTGACAAAAATTTTGAGACGTTTTTAAATCTTGACGATGACATTAAAAACTTTCTTTCCTCCGAGGAAAACATGCCATACATAAAAGCAGCCATGGAAGCCCGAAGCAAAAACATAAGCGCCGATACTTTAAAGCTTCTGATAGATACAATTGCAAAAGAGGTTAAAAAAGCAAAATAG
- a CDS encoding glycosyltransferase family 39 protein, producing MVRKNRHNLILILIIIASLIVKIVLIVKYKNNLTLSSDDLNYVKSAVVLVKRGIYIFHNLNEPTVFVTPVYPFFLALVFKLFGTGFAGLQAARIIQAVISSVTILLVYLIAGKLFNKNVALLAAFLVAFYVPNIVTVGYMLTETLFTMLLCLLLYFSLLFAKKPKKTGFVFLGVLWAVATLCRPTIALYPIFLFVYLFWSERIKIVEMIKLGTVMFLAFVAVVSPWWIRNYREYGEFIPLAASSGNPLLQGTYVNYEQTPENVVYYKLGKNAFETNKTEVAVAKMRIKEEFKKDFWGYLKWYTIGKTNLFWRTVFYWKGFFNIPHSIVLYIHLFIVYTGFAGIVMLLFKGIGKYSLPVLVMLYFNATHCVYMAFDRYAFPMIPLLSIFSSFLILKVLSLMREKIRF from the coding sequence ATGGTGCGAAAAAACAGGCATAATCTTATCCTGATATTAATTATTATTGCATCCCTGATTGTAAAAATAGTTTTGATAGTAAAGTATAAAAACAACTTAACCTTGTCCAGTGATGACTTAAACTATGTAAAAAGTGCGGTGGTGCTTGTAAAAAGAGGCATTTACATTTTTCACAATTTAAATGAGCCAACGGTTTTTGTAACTCCGGTATATCCTTTTTTTCTTGCTCTGGTCTTTAAGTTGTTTGGGACGGGATTTGCCGGCCTTCAGGCTGCAAGAATTATACAAGCGGTAATAAGTTCTGTCACGATACTCCTTGTTTATTTAATTGCCGGAAAGCTTTTTAATAAAAATGTGGCTTTGCTTGCTGCATTTTTGGTGGCGTTCTATGTTCCAAACATTGTAACAGTAGGATATATGCTGACGGAAACGCTTTTTACGATGCTTCTTTGCCTCCTTTTGTATTTTAGCCTGTTGTTCGCAAAAAAGCCAAAAAAAACCGGGTTTGTGTTTTTAGGAGTGCTTTGGGCTGTTGCCACATTGTGCAGACCAACCATAGCCCTGTATCCGATTTTTTTATTTGTCTACCTGTTTTGGTCGGAGCGTATAAAAATTGTTGAGATGATAAAGCTGGGAACTGTTATGTTTTTGGCATTTGTGGCAGTAGTATCTCCATGGTGGATAAGAAACTATCGCGAATACGGGGAGTTTATACCCCTTGCGGCCTCCAGTGGAAATCCGCTCCTTCAGGGAACGTATGTAAATTATGAGCAAACACCGGAAAATGTAGTGTACTATAAATTGGGGAAGAATGCTTTTGAAACCAACAAAACGGAAGTTGCTGTTGCTAAAATGAGGATAAAGGAGGAATTTAAGAAGGACTTTTGGGGATATCTTAAATGGTATACCATAGGGAAGACAAATCTTTTTTGGAGGACGGTGTTTTACTGGAAGGGCTTTTTCAACATCCCACACTCCATTGTGTTGTACATTCACCTGTTTATAGTATATACAGGTTTTGCCGGCATAGTTATGTTATTATTCAAAGGAATCGGAAAATACAGCCTGCCTGTGCTAGTAATGCTTTATTTTAATGCAACTCACTGTGTTTATATGGCCTTTGACAGGTATGCCTTTCCCATGATACCGCTTTTGTCGATATTTTCGTCTTTTTTGATTTTAAAGGTTTTGAGCTTAATGAGGGAGAAAATCCGGTTCTAA